The genomic window ATGAGCTGTTCGAGCGTCATGCCATCCTCGGCATAGACGTCGAGCAAATGCAAGCGAGACAGTGACGAGGTGCAGGCGCTGCTTGACCACGTGGAGCGTGACGAACAGCGCGGCGGCGATCTGCTCGTCGGCCATGCCTTTCTCGCGCATGGCTTGGAATGCACGGAACTGGTCGAGGAGATGTAGCGGCGCGCGATCGATATTCTCGATCAGCGAAACCTCGTCGATGCTAACGTCGCTGTTCGGGTCGCCGACGACGCAGGGACCGGGGCGGCCTTGGTGAGGCGCTTCTGCTTCAGCAGCAGCTGGAGGGCTCGGTAGCGGCGACCGCCGGCGGGCACCTCGAACTTGCCTATCTAGGCACCCTTGGCGTCCAGCACCGGGCGGACATGCAGGCTCTGGATCAGGCCGCGGCGCGCGATCGACTCGGCCGACTCCTCGATGGAGACGCCGGCCTTGACGCGGCGGACGTTGGACTGGGAGAGCACCAGCTTGTTGAAGGGAATGTCGCGCGAGGACGACAGGGTGATTTTCTGAACGGCGGTAGCCATGGGGATTTACTCCGCGACGGGCGGCCGAAAGCCACTCTGTCGGCCTCCAACCCGTCACGAAACTTCCTTCCGCCGTCTCACTCTCATGTCGGGGCGCTCGTTTCGGGGCGCTGGAACAGGGCCCCGACGGACGACTTTCTGCCCGCAACCTGTAGCAAATGTCTATCGCGTGACTCGGCCTCCTTCGCCTGACGTTTGCGACAGATGTCACCTCGAACATTCAGCCCTCTACCGCAGATCTAGTGCGCTTGGCGGCTTGCCGGCACGCCGTCCTCACCGGGGGAATGGCGCCGACTGGCGCACAATGGCGAGCAATCGGGCGTGGTCCGAGACCTATAAGTGTCAGATTGATCCTTTTGGGCACCTTATTGAGCTGATCCAGTCTCGAAGCTTTGAATCGCCGATCGTAGGTTTTGGTGTGGCGCGATCGAAGCGCCCGCAAAAAGGGGGGTGATCGTGTTTCGTATTCCGGCTGCCGTCGCTGTGTTGGTCCTCGTCAGTGCCTGCTCCCCGGAGACGCCGCCACCTCCACCATCGCCTACGGTCTCCGTCGCCAGTCCTCTTTTGAAGAACGTCGTCGATTGGGACGAATACATCGGCCATTTCGAGGCGCCGCAGTCGGTCGAGCTTCGCGCGCGAGTGACCGGGCAGGTCACGCAGGTCCTGTTCCGCGACGGCCAAGATGTCCGGGAGGGCCAGCCGCTCTTCATCATCGATCCGCGCCCTTACAAGGCCGCGCTCGATCAGTCGCGGGCAGCGGTGGAGAGCGCCGAGGCGACGCGCCAGAACGCAATCTCGATCGAGGCGCGATCGGCGGTCCTCGAAGCGAAGCTTACGGTCAGCAAGGAGAAGCTGGAGACCGATCAGACGCGGCTCCGTACGGCGACCGCCGCGCTCCATGCCGCGCAGGCGGCACTGGAAACTGCCGAGCTGAACTACGATTGGACCACCGTCCGGGCCCCTGTCTCCGGGCGCGTTTCGAGGCGTCGCGTCTCGATCGGAGACCATGTCCAGGCGGGGACCACCCTGCTCACGACCGTCGTGTCACTCGACCCGATCTGGTTCGTTTTCGACGGCGCTGAGAGCTTCTATCTGAAATATCTCCGGCAGGCGCGGCAGGGCCAACGCCAGTCCTCGAGAGACTTCGAAAATCCGATCGATATCAGGCTGTCCGACGAAACCAGATTCTCACATCGCGGAAAGATGGTGTTCGTCGATAACGCCATCGATATTGATTCGGGAACGATCCAGGCTCACGCCGTCGTCGACAATCACGATCATTTTCTGACCCCCGGAATGTTCGGAAGGGCGCGCCTTCTCGGGTCCGGCAGCTATCGCGCCATGCTCGTACCCGACGAAGCGATCATCACCGAACAGTCGCTGAGGAAGGTTCTCGTCCTCGCGCGTGACGGCACCGTTACGAAGCGGACGGTCGAGCTGGGACCGGAGGTTCTTGGGCTGCGGGCAGTAAAGGATGGCCTTGCTTCCACCGATCTCGTTATCCTCGACCATATCATCCAGCTCAAACCGGGGATGAAAATCGTCCCGCGCCACACGGCGATCGAGCCGCGCAATGCGGACGCGAGCCCGGCGGCGCCGGTCGCCGCGCCGGAGCCATCCACCGCGACCGCCTCCGACGAACGCTGAGGAGCGACCGATGCGCTTTCCGCACTTCTTCATCGAGCGGCCGATCTTTGCCGCCGTGCTCGCGATCCTGATCACCGTTGCCGGTCTTGTCGCCTACCCGTCCCTGCCGGTCGGTCAATATCCGGAGGTCGCGCCGCCGACGGTCGTCGTCACCGCGCGGTTTCCCGGTGCGACCGCAGAGACGATGGCGTCGACCGTATCCGTTCCTCTCGAACAGCAAATCAACGGCGTCGAGCACATGCTCTACATGTCGAGCTCCTCGGTCGGGGAAGGCTCGGTGGCGATCACCATCACGTTCGCACTCGGCACGGATATCAATGAAGCACAGGTTCTCGTCCAGAACCGGGTCGACGAGGCGCTTCCACGATTGCCCGAGGAGACCAGGCAGATCGGCGTGACTGTCCGTAAGGTCTCCGCAGAAGACCTCGTGGGCTTCGCCTTCTACTCTCCCGACAACTCGCTCGATACCGACTTCATCTCGAACTATGTGACCCTGCAGATCAACGATCGCATCAAGCGAATTCCCGGCGTGGGCGACACGGTGCGCTTCGGCGGGCGCGAGTACGCGATGCGGGTCTGGATCGACCCAGATCAGGCGGCAGCGCGGAATTTGACGGTCGATGAGATCATCGCCGCCATTCGCGCCCAGAATGCCCAGGTCGCAGCCGGCATTATCGGCCAGCCGCCGTTTGGCACAAAGGCCAATGCCTATCAGCTTGGCGTGGATACCGAAGGGCGCCTCGCCACCCCGGAACAATTCGGCAATATCGTTGTCAAGCGGCGCGCCGGCGGCGGACTAACCCGGTTGCGCGACGTCGCGAGAGTCGAGCTGGGCGCTCAGGACTATTCGACCAATGCCTTCCTGAACGACCGCAATGCAATCGGCCTGGTCCTTAAACAACAACCCGGAACCAACGCGCTTGCGACCGAGGAACGAGCCAAGGCCCTCGTTGCCGAGCTGTCGAAGGACTTCCCGCCGGGCATGGCTTATTCCGTCGCCCACCATCCGCTCGACTTCGTGTCAGACTCCATCCGGGACGTGAAGGAAACACTTTTCGTCGCGCTGCTGCTCGTCTCGTCGATCGTCCTCCTCTTCCTGCAAAGCTGGAGAGCGGCAGTCGTGCCGTTGATCGCGATCCCGATCTCCCTGACCGGAAGTTTCGCCACGATGGCCGCGTTCGGCTTCTCGCTGAACAGCCTCTCGCTTTTCGGAATGGTGTTGGCGATCGGCATCGTCGTGGATGACGCGATCGTCGTGGTCGAGAACATCGAGCGGTTGATCGTCGAGGAAAATCTCTCGCCGAAGGAGGCGGCCCACAAGACGATGAGCGAAGTGTCAGGCGCGCTCCTAGCCATCGCCCTCGTGCTCTGCGGCGTGTTCCTGCCGACAGCCTTCATCCCGGGCTTCTCGGGCGAGTTCTACAAGCAGTTCGCGTTGACGATCGTTTCGGCGACGGCGGTGTCGGCGTTCATCTCGCTGACGCTGTCACCGGCACTGGCGGCGTTGCTGCTCAAACCTGCCGACCAGCGATCGGAGGCCAAACCCGGCATTCTCGGCTTTCCAGGCCGATTTGCCCGCTGGTTCAATCACCTGTTTGACCGAATGTCGGTTCACTACGGGCGCCTCACGGGCAAGCTTGTCCGGCGCCTCATGATCCTCACGGTCATCTATGTCGCGCTCATATTCATGACGGGGTGGCGCTTCTACGTCACGCCGCAAGGCTTCATTCCTTCGCAGGACCAGGACCTGCTGCTCAACGTGCTCCAACTGCCTCCTGGCTCGTCGCTCCAACGGACGACGCAAATCGCAAAACAGGTCCAAGCTGCGGCGGCAACAGTTCCCGAGGTCGATCACTCATTGACCTTTGCGGGGTTTGATGGTGCGACCTACTCCAACGCGTCGAACACGGCCCTCATTCCCGTTCACCTGAAACCGCAGTCTAAACGCAAGGCGACGATCGACGAGGTCGCGGACAAGCTTCGCAAGGCCTTTTCGAATATTACTGGCGCCAACGTGCTGGTGATCGCGCCACCACCGGTCCGAAGCATCGGCACCGCCAGCGGATTCAAGATGGAAGTGGAGGATCGCACCGGCCTGGGCTATGCAGCCCTTGAGCAAGCCGCGCAGAATGTGATCGCCGAAGCGAACAAGAATCCCGCGCTGCGGCGAGTTTTTACGACCTACAACACCGGGACGCCGCGTCTCCACGTCTCGATCGATCGCGAGAAGGCGGAGCAGCTCGGCGTGCCCGTGGATCGCGTATTCTCGACCCTCGGCACCTATCTGGGCTCGACGTACATCAACGATTTCAATTACCTCGGCCGCACCTGGCAGGTGATCGCCCAGGCGGACACATCGTACCGGCAATCGGCCGCCGACATCCTTCAACTCCGCACGCGCTCGGAAAGTGGAAAGATGGTCCCGCTGGGCGCTATCGCGGATGTTCAAAAGCAATCCGGCCCGTATCGCGTCGTGCGCTACAACATGTTCCCGTCCGCGGAGATAAGGGGCGAGGCCGCCCCAGGCTATTCGTCCGGCCAGGCGCTGCAAGCGATGGAGGAGATAGCCGCGCGCGTTCTGCCGAAGGGCATGGGCATCGAGTGGACCGAGCTCTCCTACCAGCAGAAGCAAGCGGGCAATACCGGCATCTACGTCTTTGGGCTGGCCGTGCTGTTCGTCTTCCTGCTTCTGGCTGCTCAGTATGAGAGCGTTGTACTGCCGCTGGCAGTGATCCTCATCGTTCCAATGTGCCTCCTCGCCGCCATCCTCGGGATCAACTTGCTCGGAATGGACAACAACATCCTCACGCAAATCGGCCTCGTGGTGTTGATCGGTCTCGCAGCCAAGAACGCGATTCTGATCGTCGAGTTCGCGAGACAAGGCGAAGCCGAAGGCTTGACCCATCGGGAAGCTGCGATCCGAGCGGCGCACCAGCGTCTTCGTCCGATCCTGATGACGTCGATCGCGTTCATCCTGGGCGTGCTTCCACTCATTATCGCGGACGGCGCCGGATCGGAGATGCGCAAGGCGCTCGGCGTCGCCGTATTCTTCGGGATGATCGGCGTGACCTTCTTCGGGCTGATTTTCACGCCGAGCTTCTACGTTATCAATCGCCTCATGGCGGACTGGATTACCGCGCGGGTGAAGCGATTGCGCGCACGGCTTGGCGGATATCCCTCCGCTGACTCACCAGAGACAAAGCCGACCGCTCAAACCGCATCGACAGTAGACGTAGCATGATGGCTATACGGACGTTCGCTACACCGCTGCTTCTGGCTCGCGGATTGGCGCTCGGGGCTTGTGCGGTCGGCCCAGGCTATCGCCCTCCCGAAATCTCAGCGATCGCGAAAGAGCCTTTCAAGAAAGCGGCGGCGACCGGCGTCGACTCCGCCTCGCCGAAGATCGGCGACATCGGCAAGTCATCGTCTTTCGGCTATTCGCTCGGGGCCGCTGATCTCGTGGACGTTCCCCAACTTCGCCGTGGCTCGGGCCAAGACTCGGCAGGCGCGGGCCGGCTCCGACGCGTCGCTGGCTGAGTTCCAGGGCACGATCCTGACGGCGCTGCGCGAGATCGAACAGGCGCACCCGCGCTATGCCGCCGCATTTGAAAAAAATGCCGCGCTCGCCCGGGCGGCGGCGTCCGCCCAGAATGCCGCCGATCAGACTAAACAAGGCTTCGATTCGTGGTGCGACAACTTCCTAGCAGGCTGTTGAAGAAGTCTTTGAACGGCGCGCGATGAATGGGATGTTGTCACCGTTGAGGAGACAGATCTCCCCTTCGAGTGAGCCGTCATCCTTTAGTTCGGCCCAACCGTCCCCCCTCGGCTGGCTCCATTTCGTCGTTTTCCTTGCCAGCCAAACTCGACGGTATCGCCGTGGCAGGCTCCATGAATGGAGCCCGTGAGGCAATCGAAGGCGAATTCGCCGCCGGCCTCATCGAACAGGATGTAGGCGCCCGCCAAGGCCATGTCGTAGCCCGGTGTCTCGACGACCTGCCATCTGCCCCGAATGCTCATGCCGGTGCCGCCAGAAGCTTGGGAAGCCGGATCAGATTGTAGGCTGCAAGCGCCAGGACGAAGACGGCATCCACGCGGTCGCGGCCTCGCAGCTTGACCTTGGCCAAGCCAGCAGAACTCTTGATCCAGCCGAAGACTTCTTCGATGCGTTTGCGGCAGCGTTGACTGACGTCGTAGCCGCTGTGACGCGTGGTGCGCGCGTCGATCGCCGTCTTTCGCCGCTTGCCGGTCTTACTCAGATGTCCATCAATCGCGATATGCGGGGTAACCGATCTATCTCTCAGGTCGTGCACGAATTGCGTGACATCATAGGCCTTATCCGCCCCCAGAGTGATCCGCTTCGCGCACTCCCGCTTGTCGATCATGGCAAGCGCAATCTCCCGTTCGGCGGTGCCCGTCGCTTGGCTCACCCCACCCAAAACCGCTAAACCATTGCGGTTCTCCATCAGCGCATGGCCTATATAGCTCAGCTTGGCTGGCTGGCTGGCCCCCTTCTTGTAGAGCCGCGCTTCGGGATCGGTCGTGCTCGCATGGGTCTCGTTGGAGCGCTTCTCCTTGTGGAAGCTGCGTTCGGCGTTGCGGCCCGGACCGTCCTCGTCTTTGTCGCTGCCATCCTTCTTCCGGAAGCTCTTGATCGAAGCCCAGGCTTCAATCAGCGTACCATCCACCGAGAAATGATCGCTCGAGAGCAGACGCTTGACCTTTGGCTGCGCCAAAAGCGCGTTCAGGAACTTGGCCGCAATCTCGCCTTCGAGCAGCCGGTCGCGGTTCTTCGAGAAAGTCGAGTGATCCCAAACCGCATCGTCTATCCCAAGCCCAACGAACCAGCGGAACAGAAGATCGAACTCCATCCGTTCCATCAGATGTCATTCCGAGCGAACCCCATAAAACGCCTGGAGGAGCATCGCCCGAAGCAACTTCTCCGGTGCGATCGAGGGACGACCGAAGTCCGTATAGAGCTTGCCAACCTCCTTAGAAAGGTCGCCCAGCGCCGCATTTGCCAAGTCTCGAATCACCCGTAGCGGATGGTCGACGCGAACTCGAGCCTCCAGGTCCACATAACTGAAAAGCGAGCCGGACCGTTCGTCACTCCCCCGCATCGCGCTCCCCCAGTTAAATCCTGGTCCTAGAGAATCACGATACGGAACGCTTCGCTACCGACTTCTTCAACAGCCTGCTAAAGCTGTACGAAATTACCGTCTGTGACGGGTACCTTGCGCCCGTTGTCGCCTCTTCCGAAGGCTCTGCGGAGGAGACACGCGCCAGATGCAGTGCATCGTGCGCCTGGTGTTAAATCAGCATGACTGGATTTCCGTTCTCAGACGGGCGCGCTGGTAGCGGGTACATTGCTGCCGGGCGGGTGTGTTCAGCGCGTTTTTCACCGCCTGACCAAGCGCCAGAAAGTCGACCTTGCGTGGAGAGGTCCGACGCCACGCCAGCCCGATACTGCGGCCGGGTTGCGGTTCGACGAAACGCAGGAGCTTCACGCGGTCGTCGCGCAACTCGACATCAGCTGCGACTTCTGGAACTAGCGTGGCGCCATATCCACTCGCCACCATCTGCATCACCGTTGCAAGGCTCGTTGCACTGAGGCTCGATGCCACATTCCAACGCTCCTTGGCACAATAGTCGAGCGCGTGATCACGGAGACAATGACCTTCTTCCAGTAGAATGAGCTTACGCTTCTTCACCTCGCAAGACGTCACGCGCTCGGTTTCCAGTAGAGGGTCGTCGGCGGGTACAGCAAAGAGGAAGCGGTCTGTCACAAGATGGAAAACCTCAACCGCAGCCGTCTTGAGCGGCAACGCCAACAATAAGACTTCGAGAGCGCCACGCTCGAGATCTGCGAGCAGCACCCTTGTCTGTGCTTCCACCAAATCAAGGCGCAGATCGGGATACCCGTGCTCCAGTTGCGGCAGCAACCGCGGCAAGATATACGGCGCCAGCGTGGGGATAATGCCAAGGCGCAGCGTTCCGCTTAACACCTTGGTTCCATGTTGAGCCAGGTCCGTCAGGTCGCGCACTGCACCGAGGATCGCTCCGGCGCGTTGCGCGATCTTGGTCCCAAGTTCGGTGAACATCGGCGCGCCTGGGCGCCGCTCGATCAGCTCTACGCCGAGAAGCCCTTCCAGCTCGTGGATCTGCATTGAGAGTGCGGGCTGGCTGACACAACACTCCTCCGCGGCTCGTCCGAAATGCTGATGACGGGCAAGCGCGTCAAGATAACATAGCTGCCGGATCGTGATCACCCCGATAAGATATTCTTAATGCCGCGGCAAAGCAATTTGATTGGCTTTTGGCCGATAGCTCAAAAACATTGAACGGTCTGAAATCGCGTGGGTTGACATCACCAGCGGGAGTGCGCCGCACGCTGGGATGAAAGGGCGTCGTGCGGGAGCAAAGGGAGGGCCGCATCATCGGACCAAGACGCTCGCGGCGCCCGCGAGGTCACCTCATCAAATTGGGATGTATCCATGGTAGCCAAGCAGTTCGCATTTTCCGGCAGGGCGCGTGAAAGCATGCTGCGCGGTGTCGACATTCTCGCCAGCGCGGTGCGGGTGACGCTTGGGCCCAAGGGGCGCAACGTCGTGCTGGAGAAGTCGTTTGGCGCACCCCGCATTACCAAGGACGGTGTGACAGTCGCCGGAGAAATCGAGCTCGAGGACAAATTCGAGAACATGGGGGCGCGGCTCGTGCGTGAGGTCGCGAGCAAGACATCTTATGTCGCCGGTGACGGCACAACCACTGCAATCGTGCTGGCAGCCTCCCTCGCTCGCGAAGGTGCCAAGGCAGTCGCCGCCGGCATGAATCCGATGGACCTGAAGCGCGGTATCGACCTTGCAGCCGAGGCCGTCGTCGCGGATCTCAAGCGGAATTCGAAGAAGATCACGTCCAACGACGAGATCGCGCAGGTCGGCACCATCTCCGCCAATGGCGACGCCGAAATCGGCAGGTTGCTGGCTGAGGCCATGAAGAAGGTCGGCAATGACGGCGTGATTACGGTCGAAGAGGCGAAATCTCTTGAGACCGAGCTCGACGTGGTCGAGGGCATGCGGTTCGATCGCGGCTATATTTCGCCCTACTTCGTCACCAATGCCGACAAGATGCGGGTGGAGATGGAGAATCCCTACGTCCT from Nitrobacteraceae bacterium AZCC 1564 includes these protein-coding regions:
- a CDS encoding hypothetical protein (product_source=Hypo-rule applied), whose amino-acid sequence is MQALLDHVERDEQRGGDLLVGHAFLAHGLECTELVEEM
- a CDS encoding ParB-like chromosome segregation protein Spo0J (product_source=COG1475; cog=COG1475; smart=SM00470; superfamily=110849); translation: MATAVQKITLSSSRDIPFNKLVLSQSNVRRVKAGVSIEESAESIARRGLIQSLHVRPVLDAKGA
- a CDS encoding RND family efflux transporter MFP subunit (product_source=TIGR01730; cath_funfam=2.40.50.100; cog=COG0845; pfam=PF16576; superfamily=111369; tigrfam=TIGR01730) encodes the protein MFRIPAAVAVLVLVSACSPETPPPPPSPTVSVASPLLKNVVDWDEYIGHFEAPQSVELRARVTGQVTQVLFRDGQDVREGQPLFIIDPRPYKAALDQSRAAVESAEATRQNAISIEARSAVLEAKLTVSKEKLETDQTRLRTATAALHAAQAALETAELNYDWTTVRAPVSGRVSRRRVSIGDHVQAGTTLLTTVVSLDPIWFVFDGAESFYLKYLRQARQGQRQSSRDFENPIDIRLSDETRFSHRGKMVFVDNAIDIDSGTIQAHAVVDNHDHFLTPGMFGRARLLGSGSYRAMLVPDEAIITEQSLRKVLVLARDGTVTKRTVELGPEVLGLRAVKDGLASTDLVILDHIIQLKPGMKIVPRHTAIEPRNADASPAAPVAAPEPSTATASDER
- a CDS encoding hydrophobe/amphiphile efflux-1 (HAE1) family protein (product_source=TIGR00915; cath_funfam=1.20.1640.10,3.30.2090.10,3.30.70.1430; cog=COG0841; pfam=PF00873; superfamily=82693,82714,82866; tigrfam=TIGR00915; transmembrane_helix_parts=Inside_1_11,TMhelix_12_34,Outside_35_345,TMhelix_346_363,Inside_364_369,TMhelix_370_392,Outside_393_396,TMhelix_397_419,Inside_420_441,TMhelix_442_464,Outside_465_478,TMhelix_479_501,Inside_502_542,TMhelix_543_565,Outside_566_877,TMhelix_878_895,Inside_896_899,TMhelix_900_922,Outside_923_931,TMhelix_932_954,Inside_955_974,TMhelix_975_997,Outside_998_1011,TMhelix_1012_1034,Inside_1035_1076) is translated as MRFPHFFIERPIFAAVLAILITVAGLVAYPSLPVGQYPEVAPPTVVVTARFPGATAETMASTVSVPLEQQINGVEHMLYMSSSSVGEGSVAITITFALGTDINEAQVLVQNRVDEALPRLPEETRQIGVTVRKVSAEDLVGFAFYSPDNSLDTDFISNYVTLQINDRIKRIPGVGDTVRFGGREYAMRVWIDPDQAAARNLTVDEIIAAIRAQNAQVAAGIIGQPPFGTKANAYQLGVDTEGRLATPEQFGNIVVKRRAGGGLTRLRDVARVELGAQDYSTNAFLNDRNAIGLVLKQQPGTNALATEERAKALVAELSKDFPPGMAYSVAHHPLDFVSDSIRDVKETLFVALLLVSSIVLLFLQSWRAAVVPLIAIPISLTGSFATMAAFGFSLNSLSLFGMVLAIGIVVDDAIVVVENIERLIVEENLSPKEAAHKTMSEVSGALLAIALVLCGVFLPTAFIPGFSGEFYKQFALTIVSATAVSAFISLTLSPALAALLLKPADQRSEAKPGILGFPGRFARWFNHLFDRMSVHYGRLTGKLVRRLMILTVIYVALIFMTGWRFYVTPQGFIPSQDQDLLLNVLQLPPGSSLQRTTQIAKQVQAAAATVPEVDHSLTFAGFDGATYSNASNTALIPVHLKPQSKRKATIDEVADKLRKAFSNITGANVLVIAPPPVRSIGTASGFKMEVEDRTGLGYAALEQAAQNVIAEANKNPALRRVFTTYNTGTPRLHVSIDREKAEQLGVPVDRVFSTLGTYLGSTYINDFNYLGRTWQVIAQADTSYRQSAADILQLRTRSESGKMVPLGAIADVQKQSGPYRVVRYNMFPSAEIRGEAAPGYSSGQALQAMEEIAARVLPKGMGIEWTELSYQQKQAGNTGIYVFGLAVLFVFLLLAAQYESVVLPLAVILIVPMCLLAAILGINLLGMDNNILTQIGLVVLIGLAAKNAILIVEFARQGEAEGLTHREAAIRAAHQRLRPILMTSIAFILGVLPLIIADGAGSEMRKALGVAVFFGMIGVTFFGLIFTPSFYVINRLMADWITARVKRLRARLGGYPSADSPETKPTAQTASTVDVA
- a CDS encoding hypothetical protein (product_source=Hypo-rule applied; cleavage_site_network=SignalP-noTM); its protein translation is MMAIRTFATPLLLARGLALGACAVGPGYRPPEISAIAKEPFKKAAATGVDSASPKIGDIGKSSSFGYSLGAADLVDVPQLRRGSGQDSAGAGRLRRVAG
- a CDS encoding hypothetical protein (product_source=Hypo-rule applied); the encoded protein is MSIRGRWQVVETPGYDMALAGAYILFDEAGGEFAFDCLTGSIHGACHGDTVEFGWQGKRRNGASRGGTVGPN
- a CDS encoding IS5 family transposase (product_source=COG3039; cog=COG3039; pfam=PF01609,PF05598), yielding MERMEFDLLFRWFVGLGIDDAVWDHSTFSKNRDRLLEGEIAAKFLNALLAQPKVKRLLSSDHFSVDGTLIEAWASIKSFRKKDGSDKDEDGPGRNAERSFHKEKRSNETHASTTDPEARLYKKGASQPAKLSYIGHALMENRNGLAVLGGVSQATGTAEREIALAMIDKRECAKRITLGADKAYDVTQFVHDLRDRSVTPHIAIDGHLSKTGKRRKTAIDARTTRHSGYDVSQRCRKRIEEVFGWIKSSAGLAKVKLRGRDRVDAVFVLALAAYNLIRLPKLLAAPA
- a CDS encoding transposase (product_source=COG3666; cog=COG3666; pfam=PF05598), yielding MRGSDERSGSLFSYVDLEARVRVDHPLRVIRDLANAALGDLSKEVGKLYTDFGRPSIAPEKLLRAMLLQAFYGVRSE
- a CDS encoding LysR family hydrogen peroxide-inducible transcriptional activator (product_source=KO:K04761; cath_funfam=3.40.190.10; cog=COG0583; ko=KO:K04761; pfam=PF03466; superfamily=53850), with amino-acid sequence MQIHELEGLLGVELIERRPGAPMFTELGTKIAQRAGAILGAVRDLTDLAQHGTKVLSGTLRLGIIPTLAPYILPRLLPQLEHGYPDLRLDLVEAQTRVLLADLERGALEVLLLALPLKTAAVEVFHLVTDRFLFAVPADDPLLETERVTSCEVKKRKLILLEEGHCLRDHALDYCAKERWNVASSLSATSLATVMQMVASGYGATLVPEVAADVELRDDRVKLLRFVEPQPGRSIGLAWRRTSPRKVDFLALGQAVKNALNTPARQQCTRYQRARLRTEIQSC